The Impatiens glandulifera chromosome 3, dImpGla2.1, whole genome shotgun sequence genome contains a region encoding:
- the LOC124929849 gene encoding potassium channel AKT1-like — MKIPLPSIWTYGMFSLFRLSRLRRVCALFSRLKRDTTLNSFLFWYAKLILATLFYVHCVGCFYYRITTHYKDPHKIWIEYVASIYWSTAMLTTVGYNNNLHDENTIEIIFTIFYMLFNIGLITYIIGNVVVHITRKSRDQRDAMESKSIAALENHLAKHIQYRKLLISSGGLQKKETLDSISKDIRSSISKFLFSTLLDKVYLFGGVSNDLLFQLVSEMEVKYFPPKEDVILQNQVSLDFYILINGALELVLSKNGVEEVVGEVIIGDICGEISILYNKPELFTVRTKQSSQLLRMNRTKFLNTIQDNVGENTIIMNNLFKHLKGQNDPIIKGISMETKNNSNQGLRRRLDQNESNNNNDIMATTQPLIRAVVDDKVQDTNNCWRKRFIRQSNQYRYDRDRDKFPDKVVIRFPEIRGEEGVCILIPDRFEKLFEIAKRIYGVYPSKILSRDDKIEFKCIEEIMDGKACANSGASSSCKSAVITCARNGKAGQTILLSRIINMVVG; from the exons ATGAAGATACCACTTCCATCTATTTGGACTTACGGCATGTTCAGCCTATTTCGATTATCTCGTCTTCGTAGAGTTTGTGCATTATTTTCTAG ATTAAAAAGGGATACAACTCTcaattcttttttgttttggtaTGCAAAACTTATTTTg GCCACATTGTTTTATGTTCATTGTGTCGGATGTTTCTATTACCGTATAACTACACATTATAAGGATCCCCACAAGATTTGGATTGAATACGTTGCGTCAATTTATTGGTCAACCGCGATGCTTACTACCGTAGGATACAACAACAATTTGCACGATGAGAACACAATAGAGAtaattttcacaatattttatatgttatttaacATTGGGTTGATAACATATATTATAGGAAATGTGGTTGTTCATATCACACGAAAGTCTAGAGAT CAGAGAGATGCAATGGAATCCAAATCAATTGCTGCTCTTGAAAATCACTTGGCAAAACATATACAATATCGAAAGCTACTCATTAGTTCGGGGGGActacaaaaaaaagaaacactTGATTCCATTTCGAAGGACATTAGATCAAGCATTTCTAAATTTCTTTTTAGTACTCTTCTAGATAAGGTGTACTTGTTTGGTGGGGTTTCCAATGATTTACTCTTCCAATTG GTCTCGGAGATGGAAGTGAAATATTTTCCTCCAAAAGAAGACGTGATATTGCAAAACCAAGTTTCCttagatttttatatattaattaatggagCATTG GAACTTGTCCTATCTAAAAATGGGGTGGAAGAGGTTGTTGGCGAGGTTATAATTGGCGATATATGTGGTGAGATTAGCATTTTATACAACAAGCCAGAACTCTTCACTGTTAGGACGAAACAATCGAGTCAACTACTTCGAATGAATCGAACGAAATTTCTTAATACAATTCAGGACAATGTTGGTGAAAATACAATAATCATGAACAATCTCTTCAAG CATTTAAAAGGGCAGAATGATCCGATCATCAAGGGCATTTCAATGGAAACAAAGAACAATTCTAATCAAGGTTTGAGACGACGGCTTGACCAGAATGAATCAAATAACAACAATGATATAATGGCTACTACACAACCATTAATTCGGGCAGTAGTTGATGATAAAGTACAAGACACAAATAATTGTTGGAGGAAAAGATTTATTCGACAAAGTAATCAATATAGGTATGATAGGGATCGTGATAAATTTCCAGATAAGGTCGTCATTAGATTCCCTGAAATAAGAGGCGAGGAAGGTGTGTGCATATTAATTCCAGATAGATTTGAGAAGCTATTTGAGATTGCAAAGAGAATATATGGGGTTTATCCTTCTAAGATTTTAAGTAGAGACGATAAAATTGAATTCAAGTGCATTGAGGAAATTATGGATG GGAAGGCATGCGCGAACAGCGGAGCAAGCAGTTCATGCAAGAGCGCGGTAATAACGTGTGCTAGGAACGGAAAAGCGGGACAGACCATTCTTCTTTCTCGGATCATTAATATGGTTGTTGGATAA